The sequence TCCTCGAGGCTGATGCATGTAGACAGTCTCTGTGAACTCACCATGAAGAAAATCAGTGTAACATCCAACTGCTTTATATCCCACTGAAAAGAAATAGCAATATCAAGAACCAATATTACTGTGGCTGTTTAACAACAGGGCTATAGGTTTCCATGTAGTTAATGCCCTCTTCATGATCAATAACCATTTGCTACCAGACGTGCTTTTAGATTTTTCAATGTCCCACCAACATTTAAATTGGTTGGTTGTACCCAACCATTTACAACCAATAATATTCATATTAGGTTGATAAGGTACCAAGGTAAACATGTCTGTTTCTTTGAAGGAATCAATCACTTTTTTTCATTTATGCTGTCCAACTAGGGTGTTTGAGAGAAGCACTCACTGTCTTTGGTGCAAGTGGAGTAGATTGGATTGTAAGAAGAGCATAGCGCTTGTAGCTGGTGGAGAACCTACAACTGAAGAGTATGTGAGCCGAAATAAAGTTGCTATCATCAGAGACACTTTGATCTACATTCAAGATAATCTACATTCAAGCTGATTATCATttaggcaagtagcttgtgtgtatTCTTTTTTCCTTGATTGGTTGTTTtccaatcaaggtttttaatgaggccacaagttgcTTCTCTTAcctcctagatgattgatctcggtgtgtccacatgaagaccttatgatatatatttttatctaagTTTTTGAGTCAAACATTAGtcttgcttgaggacaagcaaaatgataagtctgggggagttgatataccatgaatttgacccattttcatccatgatatataagtgttttactatctatatactatatattatatcctattaggtatgttttcaggttcagaagtatcttgaagtaaagtgatgattatggagcatttaggAGCTTAAAAGAGATTTCATCCGAACTGACCATCAGAGGTcgatacgaagaagaagaaatcgatcgatgtacatcatttaccatcgatcgatgtcgagacgtGGAACGCACGACTTGGTTCCAGCCGACTTTAAACCCAAGGCTTTaccaaattacaagattacccctgacgagtttttaacctaatagttatatacttgccTAAGTGTTAGGAGGCAAGGGAGAGTTTTTTAGAGAGTTTCAGCCACCATTGTATTCTTACTTtcagaggagagaagatcatagagagatttgtgattggaactccattgattcatctattctactctatgcagtttttatctatattttgtattatgaattgcttagctatgtctgagtaatttacttgttagattcagggttcaaataggttagagggattaggcccaactatagatttgctaagttgtgatattcattgattgattgttcttattgcttgttttagccttgctaactagaacatgaaccTAGAAATTAGCATGTGTCAAGCATCCTTGATCATCTTGTCCTGAATCTAATCTGTCAAgctaggactgctagagagagCTAACCGCTGATCTAAGAGACTAGTGATCATTATCAACCCACGCCTAGGGCTTAGCTAGAAGCATCAATCTATATTGTcttctgacaatcgatcgatatttgcgaaaggtgtatcgattgATATCTCTATaggatcatcgatcgacactttcttgtgatcaaAATATGACAGCTGGGATCCAAGATCATAGTTAGTTAACTAGTGAAACATTTCCATCACTGATCACTGTGATTAAGGAGTTGAgttctaatatatcatgcatgcaactgttaggcatctataggattataatctccaacacctgaatagaagccctgcatctaatatcttccaataagttacacccccaatcatcttgttagtcgaacaatagacttgctcaattaggattgctatttacttttaaaccCATAAAACAACAAATACTTAGAATTAATAACTTTATTAGATTTAATAGgtttcctagctccttgtggattcaatccctaagtactgcaactgaacctcttatttgagagagtaattcactccttagggtaatttgagtggtatcattGGTGTCTGAGTTGAAATCAGAAACCAAATCTGAGTAAGTACAATTTCTGATTATCGGAAACAGCTGCAGTagaataaagaaagaaagataaataaAGTGAAGTAAACTAGTATAGTCAATGACAAATCAAAACATAGACAAGAAGTTATAACATTCATAAAAGAGCAATATATTAATGTAAAGAAAGACACTTAAACATCACAAAATTTGAGACATTCATTTAgttcaagcaaaaaaaaaacattcatgcATGTAGAAATACTTGAAGAGATAACATACTATGCAAGTAGCAAGCAAGAAAAGGTTACAAACACGTAGAAAAAAGATTTTTAAACACagtatctttctctctcttttcctcTCGACCACAAATTCAAGTTAGCCTCTCCACAACTGGTTGGTGTGTGGCTGCGCGTGATAGCGCCGGAgcctctctcttcttcctcttttatCTTTGTTTACCCGCGTTGTAGATTTTAAAACCCACACTAAGGATTTGATAGTgattgttttgtaaaatattagGGAAAAAATAATGTGAGCAACGATATCCTCTAAACACAATGATGTAATCAGATTTTGATTgacaaaaattgatttttattgaTAAGAATTGATTGAATACAATGATCGAAAGAGATCAGGTTACAACTGATATGAAATAATAACTAAGAAAAAGTATCAAGAGCGAGATAATGTGTCACATCCCGGTTCTCCTAAACCGgaatggttttgtttttttttaattggtaaCTTGATTTGGACCAAAATCCATTAGTTTTTATCCTTCTTTTCTGGTCCGTGTAGTAAACCCTAGGGTTTCCACCTCCTTTCTTATAAAAAAGAGCCTCTTTCTTCTCTTATCTCCCATTTAGAAATCAAAGCAGAGCCCTGCAGAGATTTGAAAACTCTAACCACCAAggtttctcttttctcttctttctcgaTCTCTTGGctgacctctctctctctcttttcgcCGGCGTGCCTCTCTCCTTGCTGGTTCTCGTTCATTGCACGCCGGAGCCAAGCCATCGGAGATCCCTATCAAGCCGATCTCTCTCGTTGTCTAGATCTGTCCTTTCTTCTTACTAGATTTGGTCACTGGTGAATTAAGGAACCCTAgtgtcattttcttcttctcctttctaTTTGTCTTCTTAGATCTCTTATCCCGGGTCTTTGGTGGTAGAACCTACCCGTTTAATTTTAGATCTGGTTCGTGGAAAGCCTTAAGTTTCAGATatgcttcttctctctttttcatCCGTAGATCTAAGGCCAAGGTGAGGACTGTTGTGacctcttcttccttctttcaTCATCACTTCAGTGTAAGAGTTTCTACAGTAggacctctataaattaatactcgctaaattaataatctctataaattaataaattttgtcgATTCCGACTTGCACCGGTTGAAAATTTGACATAagtcgataaaataataagataataatttctttaaaaattcGATGTaatatatggtcccattaaaatgataaattaataatttatatgtatacatattttataaaaataagaatctattattatattgttttctttatattcacaatggaattatatttatattatcttataccacatttaagttctatacaatatatattatatacaccaaataatgtaataatattaatataaatgttaaatttttaaaaataacaattaatgtgtATACACAAAAATcagatatttttcttatttttgaataaatatattttaaaataaaaatctaaataatgaaacttttgtaaattaatatctctaaattaataaaatttcaaagtcccaacattattagtttataaagtTCTATTGTATATATACCTATATATTGTATTGTAATGTGTGAACGTTTAGATCTATTCATAGGTTGCTAAATTTAATACGGTTGAATGATGTTTGAGGATTGATTGTATGTGACGATTGTATTGATTGGGGTTATGGTATATGAGGGCGATATATATTTGGGAGATGTATATGAGTTAGAGAAAGGCTTAAGGCCTATACGTACCGGTGTAACAAGGTGGAATGATGTATATGTATGTTTCGGGCGTTACATCGTTTCTTGTTGTTTGATATTGCTTTACTGGATGTTCTAGGTAGAGCTTTTGTTATGTTGTGTGGTGAATGTTCGGGTGGTGATTTTGGGGCTCTTGGAGCTTCCCTCACTGAGCTTTTGTCGAAATTCTCACCCTCCTTCTTCCCTTTCTATTTCAGGTTCGGCTCATGTTGGTGAGTTTTTGTCAAAGACGTCATGGGATCCTAAAGACACATTGTTTCGGCCTTGTGGCTGGAGATAAATGTCATGATATAACCGACCATTTCAGCTATGCTGGGTCGGGGTGTCACAAGTGGTATAAGAGCCATGTTAGACTCTCTAGTCCTAACCTAGAGGGTCAGTCTGGACTCAAACCAATATGAATTGAACCAATTCCTAATCTCTTACTTAATGGTTGAGTTCTCCCTAGCTCTGTACGGAATTCGGGGTGAATTCCTAGTTAAATGGGGGAGAGTTGTCACACCCCGGTTCTCTCAAACCggaatggttttttttttaattggtaaCTTGATTTGGACCAAAGCACATTAGCTTTTGTCCTTCTTTTCTGGCCCGTGTATTAAATCCTAGGGTTTCCACCTCCTTTCTTATAAAAAGGAGCCTCCTCCTTCTCTTGTCTCTCATTTAGTAATCAGAGCGAAGCCCTGCAGAGTTCCAGAGAGATctgaaaaccctagccgtcaatgtttcttttttctcttttttctctctttctcttggctgacctctctctctctctctctctctctctctctctctctctctctctctctctctctctctctctctctctctctctctctctctctctctctctctctctctctctctctctctctctttttttttttcgccGGCGTACCTCTCTCCTTGCTGGTTGTTGTTCGTTGCACGCCGGAGCCAATCCATCAGAGATCCCTATCAAGCCGATCTCTCCTGTTGTCTAGATCTGTATTTTCTTCTTTCTAGATTGGGTCACTGGTGAGGTAAGGATCCCTAgtgtcattttcttcttctcctttctaTTCGTCCTCTTAAATCTCTTGTCCCGGGTCTTTGGTGGTAGCACCTACCCGTTTATTTGTAGATCTGGTTTGTGGAAAACCTTAAGTTTCAGATCtgcttcttctctctttttcatCCGCAGATCTAAGGCTAAGGTGAGGACTGTTGTGATCTGTTCTTCCTTCTTTCATATCACTTCATTTTAAGAGTTTCTAGTTAAATCATTCATATCTACGTGTTATCTATAAGCATACACgtcagtgacaaaaaaaaatctgtaagcATACACGTAGTTGTTTGATAaatgaactatatatatatatatattgtattgtaaTGTGTGAATATCTAGATCTATTCATAGGTTGCTAAATTGAATATGGTTGAATGATGTTTGAGGATTGATTGCATGTGACGATTGTATTGATTGGCGTTATGGTATATGAGGGCGATATATATTTTGGGAGATGTATATGAGTTAGAGAAAGGCTTAAGGCCTATATGTACCGGTGTAACGTGGTGGAATGATGTATATGTATGTCTCGGGAGTTACATCGTTTCTTGTTAGATCATGTGGCAATCGCGTGAGGTTGCatgattaattataacattAGAAATCGTGATGCCGTGGAGGCAACGTTAGAAATCGGGACGCTGTGGAGGCAACGTTAGAAATCGTGATGTCGTGGAGACAACATGTAAATGTTATGGCACCGTTCAGGTAGCACAGCGTGATGTCATGGAGACAACATGATGTGGCGGGAACGTATGTATGAGGTGGCGGATCACGTGTGGACCGGTTTTGATAACGAGATTGCGTGAAGGCACTGAACTCACGGGTACCAGTGAAGGTGGTGAGCTCTCACGCGACAACATGAGGAATGCGGGTACTGATTTAGGTGTGTGTCCCATGTTGGCACCGTCAGGGTTTATCCTCATTTCTTGTTGTTTGATATTGCTTTACTGTATGTTCTAGGTAGAGCCTTTGTTATGTTGTGTGGTGAATGTCGGGTAATGATTTCGGGGCTCCTGGAGCTTCACTGAGCTTTTGTCGAAATGCTCATCCATCCTTCTTCTCTTTCCATATCAGGTTCAGCTCATGTTGGTGGGTTTTTGTCAAAGACGTCCTGGGATCCTAAAGACACATTGTTTCGGCCTTGTGGCTGGAGACAAGTGTCATGATATCGCCGGCCATTTCAGCTATGCTGGGTCGGGGTGTCACAGAATGAGAGCTTGAGGTCGAGGTCGTGTATAGGGTGCTAGGACTCTAGGGTTTCCAATctcatttctctctttctcccaTTCCCTCTTAAAGCTGCACTTCATCTCCGAAGATTGTGGAGAGTGCCCTTGACCATATCAATCTCGCTTCCTTTATAATATTGGGCTCGTCTCTTTAATTCTACTGGGCCTAATGCTTCTCTTCTGTTTGAACCTGACTTTGCTAGTGGTTATACCAAATTAGGCCCAACATGCGTCATTGCTCCCTTGTTGTTTTGCTCTTTGTTATGGTCTAGCGTCATGATTTTGGGATAAATGTTCACTTGCGGGATTGTATAGTACAGCGGTGTATTAGCTGGTTTTGGAGACATGGCACTGCGGTGTGGAGTAGTCTTTGTTAGTGGGAGTTGGGCGCAAATCTATTTTACGATTCAGATCCAGTCTTGTATAGTTTTGCCTCTCTTCCTCTGTGATGATGTAGCATATCTTCGATTGGGTTTCTATGGTGGTTATGTGGTTTTCTTGAGGTAGCGATGGGGTTTGGTGGTTGGATGCAGTGATGGATCCATGTAGGCAAATGGGGGTATCTGATACCtcttaaaatctattaaaaattattttcttcacTAAAATATTGAAATGATGAGTACCATTATTGGCAAAACTTTTCACCTGACACTCCTAAAGCATGGATCGAGACCAAATGGTGACaccttttatttgttttttttttgtaattacatAGTTTCACCCATGAAAAATTTACTCCTCGGTCTGCCACTGGTTGGATGTGTGGTTCTTCACGGTGTCATGGTTGCTCGCCTCCTTTATGCTCAAGCCAAGTAAACTTCAGTAGTTTTGTTGCCTTGGAGGTGAGCTGTGGGTTTGTGTTGGAGGCAGGCAATGGTTCCCGGCTCAGGTTCTGGCTTGTGAGAGTCAGTGGAGTTTGTTATATCGGGTGGAAGTCTGTGGCCACGTGATTACTTCTTGGCAGTTCTCTTTATTTAAGATTTCTTAATTTGTGCTTGTCATTTCTTGTCTCTCCGTTTGCCGGTGACGACCTTCTCTTCTCGGAGGTTGAGTCTCGTAGTTCTTTTGTTGCTCTCCCCTTTACACTGGTGAATCGTTTTTGGGAGTCACATGCATCCGATTTTTTCAGTCCTTGAAGTCGGTAAATGGCGTCGCGATCTTTATCTGGTCGTGATAGTGTCTTATTTGGGTCAAGTTCGCATCCTAGTGCTGGTGGTGAGTCATTATAACTGTTATTGGTAGTTATTAGAGTCCCACATCGTGGGATTATAGTGTGCTTGggcaatatatatgtgtatgggCAATCCTCCACTCTAGAGCTAACTTTTGGGTGTGAGTTAGACCCATCACTAATATGGTATTAGAGCCCATGGTGAAAGCCCAGCAGATGATTACCCATATAAACAGTTTCCTACCTATGTAGCCTGTACAAATGGCCCATCTTGCTGTGGTATGTCCGAGATGTTGGGCTTGGGCTGTTTTCGATTGACCGTTTCCCACCCACATCTCGAGAGGGGCTATTAGAGTCCCACATCGTGGGATTATAGTGTCTTTGggcaatatatatgtgtatgggCAATCCTCCACTCTTGAGCTACCTTTTGGATGTGAGTTAGGCCCATCACTAATTCACACCCAAAAGCTAACTCAACAGTGGAGGATTGccaatacacatatatattgccCAAGTAGTGTTGCTTGGATACTTTTGTGTGTTTTGCGTTGTCGTTAGTTAGTCTCTCCTTTAAGTGTTTTTCGTTGAGTTCGCGTCCGACTTTCGCGACGAAAGCGGGTTTGCTTTGTCCTCTCTCTCCTTTGTTCGTGGAGATTCAGTGGTGGGGATGACTACAAGCTTTGAAAAGTTCACCGGGAGCAAGTTCTATTAGAAGTGACTTGAAAAGTTCTAGGATCTAAGACAACGAGGTAACTCATCTTCCCGGGACACTCGCTAAAATACTGAATCCGAACTAGTTGTTGGGGATAATGGTCGAACAAACTATTTAGAAAACGGTTGATTTAGATTATTTTGTACGAGTTGGTTTGTATCAAATTCCCGATTTAAAATTGTAATGGAAAATTGGtgaaataatcaaaacaaaaaataaaattagactTTTGGAGAGAAGATAGAGAGATAGAAATATAGAATGGAGtttggttatttttaaaatttttgttttcttgttggTTATAAGTtgtaatttttcttattttaatataacataatattttaaaaaaaaaaaaaaatctaataaacaAGTTCAGACTACGATTATGGAGATTTGAATCTCAAAGGCCAATTATGGTAAAACCAAGAGCAGCAATTTTCATTTTGCTTCATAGAAACCCAACATCCAACATGATCACATCACATCGACATCCAAAGAAGAAGTTGATCAAATGCAGAGAAGATAGAAACCCCAAATTactttataaaaagaaaaggttTGATATTTTTCATATCCTTTCGACTTTATCCGCCTTGATCACAGGATTGGCCTTTGAGATTGCATCACGTCCAACTTCTTTGAAATCGAAGCTACACTCGTGCTTCTCCGGGTACCTATGGCTCCCGCAAAACGTGCTACCGCATTTGCACTTAAACCCCATAACTCCAACCTTCTTGTTACAGCTGAAACACCTGTTCGTCCGCGCAGGTTTCGACGGCTCTGCCTCCTCCTGTCCCGTGGCTATAGGAACTGAAGACGGCTCAGCGGTTACAACAACAGAGGCTGGTTTGGTTTCAAGAGGCTGTTTTTGCTCTGGTGTGATAATGAGACTGCAAGATGGAAGCTTAAGTGAGTTCTTGACAGCAGCTTTTGCTACGGCGGTATGATCTTCCTCGGCTCGGAGACTTCTGTAGCATTTGGAACAGAGGTTCATGTTGGAAGGTGACCCGAAGAAACCGCATCCGTTGTCGCAGAGTTTTGGCTCAGTTGGTGGGAAGCTTGTGCTGTTGTTTTGCTCAGAGCTCATTGTTGTTCCTTTCTTCCTCTTCTCAAATCTATTaaacaaaccaaaatttatattctGACAGTAACagaagaatgtttttttttaaggaatCACCTGCTCCCAGCTACAAGATAGAATCAATTAACCCAGATTCGATATAATCAATTCGATTCAACACAGGTCCTATATAACCATCAAATGAAAATCAATTCGATTTAAACCCAGATTCGATATAATCAAATTGATTCATTTCGATTTAAAAACCTAGCATCAAACAAGATCTATCATCGCGTCGATTCTCCCCAAATCCAAACGTTAAAGATTCAACCGATGCACCATAAATATCCGAATTACAAATactaataaacatttttaaaccaAGGCTCAGATCCGtcaaataacaaataaaatgaaaagaacaattcaaaaaggaaaaattaCCAGAAACGTGCAGATCAAATGAAATTTCTTCCTCTAATTTCAAAGCTTCTTCAACGAAAtttcacaaaataaaatatatttctgaTCTTTCGAAGAAGAAATAAAAGTGGGTTTCTTGGTTTTCTGTTCAATATTGATCAGAACAATTTTTTGCAAATTTAGGTGAGCGAGATGAGAGAGACAAACAAACACGCAACAATAACAAATGGttgattagaaaaaaatataaccatgtttttttttatgggtCAAATATAACCtatgtttatattatataatttgagtACAAAACACGGTTATGTCGGTCTTCGGTTTATTTTCTTTACGTCAGCTTTGCCGTGCTTTTCAATCGTTTTACGCCGTTGGATCTGTAGGACCGACGTTTATGTGACGTTGCTCTTCTATCATCGAACGGCTCACGTAGAGAAGGGTATAAACGTAATATGTTGGAACTTTGAGGTTAGAAAGGATAAGTTTgtttaacatataatataactaGATTTTTATCCGCGATTTAAAAATGCAGAATGCATTGTGATTCAAATTCCATTAAAACGTTACAAATGTTTTGCTAATTTATAAggtttttgtatatttaaatttttcgtATTTAATGTATTTAAAACCAATCAAGACTTGTGGTCGGCTTATATCCATGGCCGAACCGATAAATCTAAAAACCCGGTATATCAAATTaggttttaaaaatatctattatttaatattatgttaaacttaaaaaataactaCAAACTGAGAAAACcagattattattataattatatattaaattcattaaaatatttacatacgGTTCACCCAATGTTAATCCACTAATCCAGTGGCCGAAAATAATTTCAGTgtccaaataaaattttaaaaccttgattaaaacattttttactttttataatttttataatatgcatttttataaaattttatcaaaatggtatataattttatacataattCTATGTATATTGATCATATTTTGAAAgctaatatatgatttatttgttctttctgattataatattatttgaagaCATTAAGCATTCATTTGTGATGAATgtgtttttcaaaatattaagtttagtagttatataagataatgtatGTAACCTGTAATATTGTTTTAcaattatatgtaatttttttggaatatttggtagttaccatttttaaagattaccaaatatattttgttaatgtACTAAAATTTAAGTTTCCTGAATggaaaatctatatatataaagaaatgttcgcctctctcccgtgaagccacgtcatcaattcgtgcgttctgggagtgacacgtgtcccattttatatttaggaccaaaataaaataaatgtagttaagggtaattgaacccagcacctttagcactggtaatttttcttagaaccactaggctaaagtcactttttataaatatgtggccgcgaaaatacttattatcgtgtcagctggaagctcatgcttcttctgcttgtggccaggaccgacactgaactgacgtcaagatgaagatcgtgaagttaaaaactttgctccaaacagttttgcaatgtttccaacctttataacttgatgcatatgatatatatcaaaatacattcgttggacacgcttttattagttttgcttttaaaagaaggtatttacagttataaatgttttgtgccagtgaagtaatggttgaaaaatctctatacatatgtcattttaaaataacacctaacttctatatatagtcaatacatatgtccatgttatattctagactaaatattttctcttttaaaaatatagaaaacaatttgtttagtctacaagcaaatgttatAGAGCaagtatatattatacaaaataatatatatttaaaatccatacacaaaaacataaaagttgttatagaTCTCTTTCtaacacatgcacactccaatatgaataagaattttaaaaaaaaaacagtattgtcatcaaactttatcacaactccacatttgtacatctataattatgagttggacaattagttaatttgatacaataccaaagcaagaataatcgaaaaacaactataccaccgcatactaataaataagacataacagataaccaaattcttgaatcttaaaacaaatttcaactcgagcatttagtgaatatcaaattaactaatatcccgcccgtagggcgggcctaCCCTAGtagttaaatatatttaagttaagttattatatttaattaatgtattccTTTTGTTCTGTAAAGATGGCCTAATAAACAAAAGCAATAtgtaaagtatatttttttataactgctgtatatatatcttaattaaCTTTGAGAGTacacatagttttttttataactgctgtatatattttgattgaaatcggaacaaacaaaagaagaagaaaatgataaaCAAAAACGGTGATTAAATGTATCGatctcaaaatataaaatacgaAAATTAAATTATGGAAATCAAAAAAGGCCTAGATGTTAAAGAGAGCAAGAAGTAAAACAAAGTTTTAAATGatgaaataaaatagaaacagTTAAATACAATTAAATGATGATAGTTTTAACCAATACGAATATATAGTTATggatcaaaataattaatattgttagACATAAATATAGGAGTGGCGTACCattgtaaataaattataaaactaaagaTAATATCTTATTAGGGATTATcgtttaatagtatagattaaagTAAAACTTAAAAGTTTGACTTTGACCTTTCGTAGATATATTTGATTGATTTGGCTTGTTTAAGATAAAAACTAAAGTGAGGTTATTGTTGCTTACGGGGCTGGTTTACATTTGCCCAGTGTTTTTAAACCTGGATCAAACCGGCGGTCGAGCCTGGTTGAACCATGAACCGAAAATAATCCGGGTTGGGTTAATGCTAAAACCCAACTAAAATCAAACCAGTTAAAAACCCCAATCGAACCGTAAAAAATCTAGAAAATGGTGACTCAATGAGCAGTCAAACCCCGGTTCGTATGTAAGCTAAATTTGTGTTAacgaaaaaattaatttttctactttttt comes from Brassica rapa cultivar Chiifu-401-42 chromosome A02, CAAS_Brap_v3.01, whole genome shotgun sequence and encodes:
- the LOC103853497 gene encoding zinc finger A20 and AN1 domain-containing stress-associated protein 7 encodes the protein MSSEQNNSTSFPPTEPKLCDNGCGFFGSPSNMNLCSKCYRSLRAEEDHTAVAKAAVKNSLKLPSCSLIITPEQKQPLETKPASVVVTAEPSSVPIATGQEEAEPSKPARTNRCFSCNKKVGVMGFKCKCGSTFCGSHRYPEKHECSFDFKEVGRDAISKANPVIKADKVERI